Proteins from a genomic interval of Aquabacterium sp. J223:
- a CDS encoding phosphoribosylaminoimidazolesuccinocarboxamide synthase yields MTSPLLTSSLHSLPLLARGKVRDNYAVGDDRILMVASDRLSAFDVVMGEPIPGKGELLTRMALFWFDKLKDVVPHHLTGEAPEGVVAPDEVAQVRGRSMLVRRLTPLPIEAVVRGYLAGSGWAEYQQTRSVCGVPLPAGLSNAAKLPEPIFTPATKAAMGDHDENIDFERAASIVGRARAEEVKRVAIELYRRAADFALSKGILIADTKFEFGLDAQDRLVLMDEVLTPDSSRFWPVEGYEAARAQGANPPSYDKQFVRDWLEQARVDGQPWNKKAPAPALPAEVVEKTAAKYREAFDRLTG; encoded by the coding sequence ATGACCTCGCCGCTGCTCACCTCGTCCCTCCACTCCCTGCCGCTGCTCGCCCGCGGCAAGGTGCGCGACAACTACGCGGTGGGCGACGACCGCATCCTGATGGTGGCCAGCGACCGGCTGTCGGCCTTCGACGTGGTCATGGGCGAGCCCATCCCCGGCAAGGGCGAGCTGCTGACGCGCATGGCGCTGTTCTGGTTCGACAAGCTGAAGGACGTGGTGCCCCACCACCTCACCGGCGAAGCGCCCGAGGGCGTGGTGGCGCCGGACGAGGTGGCCCAGGTGCGCGGCCGCTCGATGCTGGTCCGGCGGCTGACGCCGCTGCCGATCGAGGCGGTGGTGCGCGGCTACCTGGCCGGCTCCGGCTGGGCCGAGTACCAGCAGACCCGCTCGGTCTGCGGCGTGCCGTTGCCGGCCGGCCTGAGCAACGCGGCCAAGCTGCCCGAGCCCATCTTCACGCCGGCCACCAAGGCCGCGATGGGCGACCACGACGAGAACATCGACTTCGAGCGCGCCGCCTCGATCGTCGGCCGCGCGCGCGCCGAGGAAGTCAAGCGCGTCGCCATCGAGCTGTACCGCCGCGCCGCCGACTTCGCGCTGAGCAAGGGCATCCTGATCGCCGACACCAAGTTCGAGTTCGGCCTCGACGCACAGGACCGCCTGGTGCTGATGGACGAGGTGCTGACGCCGGACTCGTCGCGATTCTGGCCGGTGGAGGGCTACGAGGCCGCCCGCGCCCAGGGCGCCAACCCGCCCAGCTACGACAAGCAGTTCGTGCGCGACTGGCTGGAACAGGCCCGGGTCGACGGCCAGCCGTGGAACAAGAAGGCGCCGGCGCCCGCGCTGCCGGCCGAAGTGGTCGAGAAGACCGCGGCCAAGTACCGGGAGGCCTTCGACCGGTTGACCGGCTGA
- a CDS encoding tetratricopeptide repeat protein — translation MIDITLQNFESELLQASMRQPVLLDIWAPWCGPCKALGPLLEKLEVAYAGRFLLAKLNSDEQPEIAGQLSQAFGVRSIPFCVLFDRGQPVDGFVGAQPEAQIRAFLDKHVPTADEMEAEAEAEEAAELAAEGDAQSAVERLQQAVALDPGNDALRSDYVKLLLETGAVGPARAAYEPIAGKALADARISALGLWLDASEKAASARSADALAAAIAANRRDFDARYELAQTHFAAGRFTEAMDELLEIVMRDKGWNDQLARKAYVAILELMTKPAPKPAAEQAKGTLELTGKAAVQPADPVVDQYRRKLSMALF, via the coding sequence ATGATCGACATCACCCTGCAGAACTTCGAGAGCGAGCTGCTCCAGGCCTCCATGCGCCAGCCGGTGCTGCTGGACATCTGGGCGCCATGGTGCGGCCCGTGCAAGGCGCTGGGGCCGCTGCTGGAAAAGCTGGAGGTGGCCTATGCCGGTCGCTTCCTGCTCGCCAAGCTGAACAGCGACGAGCAGCCGGAGATCGCCGGCCAGCTGAGCCAGGCCTTCGGCGTGCGCTCCATCCCCTTCTGCGTGCTGTTCGACCGCGGCCAGCCGGTGGACGGTTTCGTCGGCGCGCAGCCCGAGGCGCAGATCCGCGCCTTCCTCGACAAGCACGTGCCGACCGCCGACGAGATGGAGGCCGAGGCCGAAGCGGAGGAAGCCGCCGAACTGGCGGCCGAGGGCGATGCACAAAGCGCCGTCGAGCGGCTGCAGCAGGCGGTGGCGCTGGACCCGGGCAACGACGCGCTGCGCAGCGACTACGTCAAGCTGCTGCTGGAGACCGGCGCGGTGGGCCCGGCCCGCGCGGCGTACGAACCGATTGCTGGCAAGGCGCTGGCCGACGCACGCATCAGCGCCCTGGGCCTGTGGCTGGACGCCAGCGAGAAGGCCGCGTCCGCCCGCAGCGCCGACGCCCTGGCCGCGGCCATCGCCGCCAACCGGCGCGACTTCGACGCCCGCTACGAACTGGCGCAGACCCACTTCGCCGCCGGCCGCTTCACCGAGGCCATGGACGAGCTGCTGGAGATCGTCATGCGCGACAAGGGCTGGAACGACCAGCTCGCCCGCAAGGCCTACGTCGCCATCCTGGAGCTGATGACCAAGCCGGCGCCGAAGCCGGCGGCGGAGCAGGCCAAGGGCACGCTCGAACTCACCGGCAAGGCGGCCGTTCAGCCGGCCGACCCGGTGGTGGACCAGTACCGGCGCAAGCTCAGCATGGCGCTGTTCTGA
- the purE gene encoding 5-(carboxyamino)imidazole ribonucleotide mutase, translating to MPPEPQDVTPEQPPVVGVVMGSSSDWETLQHATRILAEFGIPHEARVVSAHRMPDEMFAYAEAAAGRGLQAIIAGAGGAAHLPGMLAAKTPVPVLGVPVASRHLQGVDSLHSIVQMPKGIPVATFAIGTAGAANAALFAVAMLANHDAALRAQLDAYRQRQTEAARAMSADLT from the coding sequence ATGCCACCGGAGCCTCAGGACGTGACGCCCGAACAGCCCCCCGTGGTCGGCGTGGTGATGGGGTCGTCCAGCGACTGGGAGACCCTGCAGCACGCGACCCGGATTCTCGCCGAGTTCGGCATCCCGCACGAGGCACGGGTCGTGTCGGCGCACCGCATGCCGGACGAGATGTTCGCCTATGCCGAGGCGGCCGCCGGTCGGGGCCTCCAGGCCATCATCGCCGGGGCCGGCGGCGCGGCGCACCTGCCGGGCATGCTGGCCGCCAAGACCCCCGTGCCGGTGCTGGGCGTGCCGGTGGCCTCGCGCCACCTGCAGGGCGTGGACTCGCTGCACAGCATCGTGCAGATGCCCAAGGGCATCCCGGTGGCCACCTTCGCCATCGGCACGGCCGGCGCGGCCAACGCGGCGCTGTTCGCGGTGGCCATGCTGGCCAACCACGACGCCGCGCTGCGCGCCCAGCTCGACGCCTACCGCCAGCGGCAGACCGAGGCCGCCCGCGCGATGAGCGCGGACCTCACGTGA
- a CDS encoding 5-(carboxyamino)imidazole ribonucleotide synthase: protein MNGSPLLPNGSPRAVLGVLGGGQLGRMFVHAAQAMGYAVAVLEPDAGSPAGQAADHHLRAAYDDPAALDRLASMSAAVTTEFENVPAAALQRLAQRLPVSPAAEAVAVCQDRAAEKAHFQRCGVPCAPHAVIEREADLAAVPDDLLPGILKTTRMGYDGKGQVRVADRAALAAAWATLGGVACVLEQRLPLLLELSVVVARGRDGDMVSLPVQQNLHRDGILAVTEVPAPDASPDLQRQAREGALRLADGFGYVGVLCVEFFVVADGQGGQRLVANEMAPRPHNSGHHSLDACDVSQFELQVRAMAGLPLTAPRLHSPALMLNLLGDLWFGADGAPRTPPWDAVLALPGVHLHLYGKAEARRGRKMGHLTVTAADAAAARAVAARAAVALGLPPP from the coding sequence GTGAACGGGTCACCGCTGCTGCCGAACGGGTCGCCGCGCGCCGTGCTCGGCGTGCTGGGCGGCGGGCAGCTGGGCCGCATGTTCGTGCATGCCGCGCAGGCGATGGGCTACGCGGTGGCGGTGCTCGAACCCGACGCCGGCAGCCCCGCCGGCCAGGCCGCCGACCACCACCTTCGGGCCGCCTACGACGACCCCGCGGCGCTGGACCGGCTGGCGTCGATGTCCGCCGCCGTCACCACCGAGTTCGAGAACGTGCCCGCCGCGGCGCTGCAGCGCCTGGCACAGCGGCTGCCGGTGTCGCCCGCGGCCGAGGCGGTGGCGGTGTGCCAGGACCGCGCCGCCGAGAAGGCCCACTTCCAACGCTGCGGCGTGCCCTGCGCGCCGCATGCGGTGATCGAGCGCGAGGCCGACCTGGCCGCGGTGCCCGACGACCTGCTGCCGGGCATCCTGAAGACCACCCGCATGGGCTACGACGGCAAGGGCCAGGTGCGGGTGGCCGACCGCGCGGCGCTGGCCGCCGCCTGGGCGACGCTCGGCGGCGTGGCCTGCGTGCTGGAGCAGCGCCTGCCGCTGCTGCTGGAGCTGAGCGTGGTCGTCGCCCGCGGCCGCGACGGCGACATGGTGTCGCTGCCGGTGCAGCAGAACCTGCACCGTGACGGCATCCTCGCCGTCACCGAGGTGCCGGCGCCCGATGCCTCGCCCGACTTGCAGCGCCAGGCCCGCGAGGGTGCGCTGCGGCTGGCCGACGGCTTCGGCTACGTCGGCGTGCTGTGCGTCGAGTTCTTCGTCGTCGCCGACGGCCAGGGCGGACAGCGCCTGGTCGCCAACGAGATGGCGCCGCGGCCGCACAACTCCGGCCACCACAGCCTCGACGCCTGCGACGTCTCGCAGTTCGAGTTGCAGGTGCGGGCGATGGCCGGGCTGCCGCTGACGGCGCCGCGGCTGCATTCCCCGGCCCTGATGCTGAACCTGCTCGGCGACCTCTGGTTCGGCGCCGACGGCGCGCCGCGCACGCCGCCGTGGGACGCGGTGCTGGCGCTGCCCGGCGTGCACCTGCACCTGTACGGCAAGGCCGAGGCGCGGCGTGGCCGAAAGATGGGCCACCTGACCGTCACCGCCGCCGACGCGGCCGCCGCCCGTGCGGTGGCGGCCCGGGCGGCGGTCGCGCTCGGCCTGCCGCCGCCGTAG
- the dacB gene encoding D-alanyl-D-alanine carboxypeptidase/D-alanyl-D-alanine-endopeptidase → MRRPHPPSRWWAGPAAVLLLLVAQALPATTARAQAPAALPPEVLTALRDAKVPPEALSVLVQDAAGSAPPRLAWRTRQPVNPASLFKLVTTAAALDLLGPAHAWTTPVWVQGPVEGGVLRGDLVIKGQGDPKLVLERVWALLRRVRAQGVQEIRGDIVLDRSAFAAEDGSPADFDGEGLRPYNVRANALLLNQRSVLLGLIPQPGAGVALLQAEPPLADVQVDASVPLASGPCDDWRGALQLQWADPNRLRLAGRYPVACGERQWPLAPPDPAAYDGRLLRALWRELGGSLSGAVRDGAAPTTTPSFVVSSPSLAEVVRDVNKFSNNPMAQQLFLSLALPPADAAGVVAGAPATSTAARERLRQWLALRLGAELAQEVVVDNGSGLSRDQRVSAALLGRLLQWAWASPVMPELMASLPVAGLDGTARRSRGAVGRAHLKTGSLRDVGRGGRLRAHPRRPAPGAGGDHPAPERQRGTAGAGGAAAVDAGRRAPGALIRGAGRPAGSGRAARCARASAAPASPRPTTGRGSRW, encoded by the coding sequence ATGCGACGCCCCCACCCGCCAAGCCGGTGGTGGGCCGGCCCTGCCGCCGTCCTGCTGCTGCTCGTCGCCCAGGCCCTGCCGGCCACGACAGCGCGCGCCCAGGCGCCCGCCGCGCTGCCCCCCGAGGTACTGACCGCCCTGCGCGACGCCAAGGTCCCGCCGGAGGCGCTGTCGGTGCTGGTGCAGGACGCCGCGGGCAGCGCGCCGCCGCGGCTGGCCTGGCGCACGCGGCAGCCGGTCAACCCGGCCTCGCTGTTCAAGCTGGTGACGACGGCGGCGGCGCTCGACCTGCTCGGCCCGGCGCATGCGTGGACCACGCCGGTGTGGGTCCAGGGACCGGTCGAGGGCGGCGTGCTGCGCGGCGACCTGGTGATCAAGGGCCAGGGCGATCCCAAGCTGGTGCTGGAACGCGTGTGGGCGCTGCTGCGCCGGGTGCGGGCGCAGGGCGTGCAGGAGATCCGCGGCGACATCGTGCTCGACCGCAGCGCCTTCGCCGCCGAGGACGGCTCGCCGGCCGACTTCGACGGCGAGGGCCTGAGGCCCTACAACGTGCGGGCCAACGCGCTGCTGCTCAACCAGCGGTCGGTGCTGCTGGGGCTGATCCCGCAGCCCGGTGCCGGCGTGGCGCTGTTGCAGGCCGAGCCGCCGCTGGCCGACGTGCAGGTGGACGCCAGCGTGCCGCTGGCCAGCGGCCCCTGCGACGACTGGCGCGGTGCGCTGCAGCTGCAATGGGCCGACCCCAACCGGCTGCGCCTGGCCGGCCGCTACCCGGTGGCCTGCGGGGAGCGGCAGTGGCCGCTGGCACCGCCCGACCCCGCGGCCTACGACGGCCGGCTGCTGCGCGCGCTGTGGCGCGAGCTCGGCGGCAGCCTGAGCGGCGCGGTGCGCGACGGTGCCGCGCCGACGACGACGCCGAGCTTCGTGGTCAGTTCGCCGTCACTCGCGGAGGTGGTGCGCGACGTCAACAAGTTCAGCAACAACCCGATGGCGCAGCAGCTGTTCCTCAGCCTGGCGCTGCCACCCGCCGACGCCGCCGGCGTCGTGGCCGGCGCCCCGGCGACGAGCACGGCCGCCCGCGAGCGGCTGCGCCAGTGGCTGGCCCTGCGGCTGGGCGCCGAGCTGGCGCAGGAGGTGGTGGTCGACAACGGCTCGGGGCTGTCGCGCGACCAGCGGGTCAGCGCGGCGCTGCTCGGTCGGCTGCTGCAATGGGCGTGGGCGTCGCCGGTGATGCCGGAGCTGATGGCCTCGCTGCCGGTGGCCGGGCTGGACGGCACCGCCCGCCGCAGCCGCGGCGCGGTCGGCCGGGCGCACCTGAAGACCGGGTCGCTGCGCGACGTTGGCCGCGGTGGCCGGCTACGTGCTCACCCGCGGCGGCCAGCGCCAGGTGCTGGTGGCGATCATCCAGCACCCGAACGCCAACGCGGCACGGCCGGCGCTGGAGGCGCTGCTGCAGTGGACGCTGGACGACGCGCGCCTGGCGCGTTGATCAGAGGGGCAGGACGGCCAGCAGGTTCTGGACGCGCAGCCCGATGCGCGCGTGCATCTGCGGCCCCAGCGTCACCGCGCCCGACCACAGGTAGAGGTTCACGTTGGTGA
- the tsaB gene encoding tRNA (adenosine(37)-N6)-threonylcarbamoyltransferase complex dimerization subunit type 1 TsaB: MLDTAGERLCVALCEPSGARRWHDEAGGPRASARLLPVARGLLDAAGLTWARLDGIAFGRGPGAFTGLRTACSVAQGLGFGLDRPLLPLDCLMLVAEAARLEAAAGDPARLAAPPGEDFACWAAVDARMDEIYAAAYGRRAGAWQVIAAPALYAADALAARWRADAPAVAAGNALSRFAGRLPSPARAVDGDARRAEALATLALERWALGEAVPAEQALPLYLRDKVALTTAERAQRPAPATAGAAAPTAS; the protein is encoded by the coding sequence GTGCTCGACACCGCCGGCGAGCGCCTGTGCGTGGCGCTGTGCGAGCCGTCCGGCGCCCGGCGCTGGCATGACGAGGCCGGCGGCCCCCGCGCCTCCGCCCGCCTGCTGCCCGTTGCGCGCGGCCTGCTCGACGCCGCCGGCCTGACCTGGGCCCGGCTCGACGGCATCGCCTTCGGCCGCGGGCCCGGCGCCTTCACCGGCCTGCGCACCGCCTGCTCGGTGGCGCAGGGCCTGGGCTTCGGGCTCGACCGCCCCCTGCTGCCGCTGGACTGCCTGATGCTGGTCGCCGAGGCCGCGCGGCTGGAGGCCGCGGCGGGCGACCCCGCCCGCCTTGCGGCTCCACCGGGCGAGGACTTTGCCTGCTGGGCCGCGGTGGACGCCCGCATGGACGAGATCTACGCCGCTGCGTATGGCCGCCGGGCCGGTGCCTGGCAGGTGATCGCCGCGCCGGCGCTGTACGCCGCCGACGCCCTGGCCGCGCGCTGGCGGGCCGATGCGCCCGCCGTCGCCGCCGGCAACGCGCTGTCGCGCTTCGCCGGCCGGCTGCCGTCGCCCGCGCGCGCCGTCGACGGCGACGCCCGCCGTGCCGAGGCGCTGGCCACGCTGGCCCTCGAGCGCTGGGCCCTCGGCGAGGCCGTGCCCGCCGAACAGGCCCTGCCGCTGTACCTGCGCGACAAGGTGGCGCTGACCACCGCGGAGCGGGCGCAGCGCCCCGCCCCGGCCACCGCGGGCGCCGCGGCGCCGACCGCGTCATGA
- the rimI gene encoding ribosomal protein S18-alanine N-acetyltransferase, translated as MSSRLWSRPPAPLRAMPATGLTLRPMTVALLDGVATVEQAAYAFPWSRGNFVDSLAAGYLGEVLLGDSLALPVGYYVAMPGVEELHLLNITVAPAHQRQGHGRALLERIIGRGRQLNARTLWLEVRGSNEPARRLYEQRGFRAIGVRRGYYPAPLGEREDAMVMSLDLGRGASGPAAAVDEQGGT; from the coding sequence ATGAGCAGCCGCCTGTGGTCCCGCCCCCCGGCGCCGCTGCGCGCCATGCCGGCCACCGGCCTCACGCTGCGGCCGATGACCGTGGCCCTGCTCGACGGCGTGGCGACGGTGGAGCAGGCGGCCTATGCCTTTCCCTGGAGCCGCGGCAACTTCGTCGACAGCCTGGCCGCCGGGTACCTCGGCGAGGTGCTGCTCGGCGACTCGTTGGCGCTGCCGGTGGGCTACTACGTCGCCATGCCGGGGGTGGAGGAGCTGCACCTGCTGAACATCACCGTCGCGCCGGCCCACCAGCGCCAGGGCCACGGCCGGGCGCTGCTGGAACGCATCATCGGCCGCGGCCGGCAGCTCAACGCGCGCACGCTGTGGCTGGAGGTGCGCGGCAGCAACGAGCCGGCGCGCCGGCTGTACGAGCAGCGCGGCTTCCGCGCCATCGGCGTGCGCCGCGGCTACTACCCGGCACCGCTGGGCGAACGCGAGGACGCGATGGTGATGAGCCTCGACCTGGGGCGCGGCGCAAGCGGACCTGCGGCCGCGGTCGACGAGCAGGGCGGGACATGA
- a CDS encoding uracil-DNA glycosylase family protein — protein sequence MTRWDPRQQAMLAEMGLRLWAPDAAAVPTVPTVEVPPAAADRPAAKAPTRPTPPPATVRPSAPVTTPAVAEAPVAVPAGAAASLDWPELEAAVAGCRACALCESRTQPVFGVGPRQADWLVVGEAPGEQEDLQGEPFVGPSGQLLDRMLAALGRSRAADAPAGRGVYIANTLKCRPPRNRNPSPEELLRCEPYLQRQIALLRPKLILAMGRFALQTLLKTDEPVGRLRGRVHHYQGVPLIVTYHPAYLLRSPLEKAKAWDDLCLAAAVAEQQGASAP from the coding sequence ATGACCCGCTGGGACCCGCGCCAGCAGGCGATGCTGGCCGAGATGGGACTGCGGCTGTGGGCCCCCGACGCCGCCGCGGTGCCGACGGTGCCGACGGTGGAGGTGCCGCCCGCGGCCGCGGACCGGCCCGCGGCCAAGGCCCCGACGCGGCCCACGCCGCCACCGGCGACCGTCAGGCCGTCGGCCCCCGTCACGACGCCGGCGGTGGCCGAGGCGCCGGTGGCAGTGCCGGCCGGCGCCGCCGCCTCGCTCGACTGGCCCGAACTCGAAGCCGCCGTCGCCGGCTGCCGCGCCTGCGCGCTGTGTGAGAGCCGCACCCAGCCGGTGTTCGGCGTCGGCCCGCGCCAGGCCGACTGGCTGGTCGTCGGCGAAGCGCCCGGCGAGCAGGAGGACCTGCAGGGCGAGCCGTTCGTCGGACCGTCGGGCCAGCTGCTCGACCGCATGCTGGCCGCGCTGGGCCGCAGCCGCGCCGCCGACGCGCCGGCCGGCCGTGGCGTCTACATCGCCAACACGCTGAAGTGCCGGCCGCCGCGCAACCGCAACCCGTCGCCGGAGGAACTGCTGCGCTGCGAGCCCTACCTGCAGCGCCAGATCGCGCTGCTGAGGCCGAAGCTCATCCTCGCCATGGGCCGCTTCGCCCTGCAGACGCTGCTCAAGACCGACGAGCCGGTGGGCCGCCTGCGCGGCCGGGTGCACCACTACCAGGGCGTGCCGCTGATCGTCACCTACCACCCGGCCTACCTGCTGCGCTCGCCGCTGGAGAAAGCGAAGGCCTGGGACGACCTGTGCCTGGCGGCGGCGGTCGCCGAACAGCAGGGCGCCTCAGCCCCTTAG
- the glmU gene encoding bifunctional UDP-N-acetylglucosamine diphosphorylase/glucosamine-1-phosphate N-acetyltransferase GlmU: protein MVLQIVIMAAGKGTRMKSARPKVLHRLAGRALLDHVLAAVAPLEAARTVVITGHGADAVERAIAGPNPGPAFARQEPQRGTGHAVQQAVPQLGDDGTVLILNGDTPLIATATARALAEAGAGTRLALLTATLDDPTGYGRILRDGQGRIQGIVEQKDATPEQRAIREVYTGVMAAPAAWLKRAVMALTDHNAQREYYLTDLVAAAVRDGLEVVSAQPADVVEVLGVNSPAQLADLERRLQRRQAEALMDAGVRLADPARLDIRGELVCAADVEIDVGCVFEGRVVLGEGVTIGAHCVLRDCELGAGTEVQPFCHLDGATVGDGARLGPYARLRPGADLGAEVHIGNFVEVKNATLAAGAKANHLAYLGDATVGERVNFGAGSITANYDGANKHRTVIGADVHVGSNCVLIAPVTLGDGATIGGGSTIAKDAPAGELTVARARQVSLKGWKRPKK, encoded by the coding sequence ATGGTCCTCCAGATCGTCATCATGGCCGCCGGCAAGGGCACGCGCATGAAGTCCGCACGGCCCAAGGTGCTGCACCGGCTGGCCGGCCGCGCGCTGCTGGACCACGTGCTCGCCGCCGTGGCGCCGCTGGAGGCGGCGCGCACCGTCGTCATCACCGGTCACGGCGCCGACGCGGTGGAACGGGCAATCGCCGGGCCCAACCCGGGTCCGGCCTTCGCGCGCCAGGAACCGCAACGCGGCACCGGCCACGCGGTGCAGCAGGCGGTGCCGCAGCTGGGCGACGACGGCACGGTGCTGATCCTCAACGGCGACACGCCGCTGATCGCCACCGCCACCGCGCGGGCGCTGGCCGAAGCGGGCGCCGGCACGCGGCTGGCACTGCTCACCGCCACGCTGGACGACCCCACCGGCTACGGCCGCATCCTGCGCGACGGGCAGGGCCGCATCCAGGGCATCGTCGAGCAGAAGGACGCGACGCCCGAGCAGCGCGCCATCCGCGAGGTCTACACCGGCGTCATGGCCGCGCCGGCCGCCTGGCTGAAGCGGGCGGTGATGGCGCTGACCGATCACAACGCCCAGCGCGAGTACTACCTGACCGACCTGGTCGCCGCGGCGGTGCGCGACGGCCTCGAGGTGGTGTCGGCCCAGCCCGCCGACGTGGTCGAGGTGCTGGGCGTGAACAGCCCGGCGCAACTGGCCGACCTCGAACGCCGGCTGCAGCGACGGCAGGCCGAGGCGCTGATGGACGCCGGCGTGCGGCTGGCCGACCCGGCGCGGCTGGACATCCGCGGCGAGCTGGTCTGCGCCGCCGATGTGGAGATCGACGTCGGCTGCGTCTTCGAAGGCCGGGTGGTGCTGGGCGAGGGCGTGACCATCGGCGCGCACTGCGTGCTGCGCGACTGCGAGCTCGGCGCCGGCACCGAGGTGCAGCCGTTCTGCCACCTCGACGGCGCCACCGTCGGCGACGGGGCGCGCCTCGGCCCCTACGCCCGGCTGCGGCCCGGCGCCGACCTCGGCGCCGAGGTGCACATCGGCAACTTCGTCGAGGTGAAGAACGCCACCCTGGCTGCCGGCGCCAAGGCCAACCACCTGGCCTACCTGGGCGACGCCACGGTGGGCGAGCGGGTCAACTTCGGCGCCGGCTCGATCACCGCCAACTACGACGGCGCCAACAAGCACCGCACGGTGATCGGCGCCGACGTGCACGTCGGTTCCAACTGCGTCCTGATCGCGCCGGTGACGCTGGGCGACGGCGCCACCATCGGCGGCGGCTCCACGATCGCCAAGGACGCGCCGGCCGGCGAGCTGACGGTGGCGCGGGCGCGGCAGGTGTCGCTCAAGGGCTGGAAGCGGCCGAAGAAATGA
- a CDS encoding DUF6279 family lipoprotein, translating into MEQPSSQTTGRSTGRSAGGRSRIIGGVFIALSLLLAGCGMALKLGYNQGPTLAYWWLNGYVDFDDAQSRQAKRAIDQWFRWHRAEQLPEIARSVERLRVEAQQPTITPQAVCRWQAEGRRLTQVAWQQAIPPLADLALTLEPEQLNRMEKRFAKNDDKYRDKFLPPKPQDRVKARAKQWEERLEMVYGSLDGAQQERLRQALAASPHDGEAWLAERRAAQAEVLRSLRSLQAQRAGVANVAALKPQAEALLRRLGEQALHSPREAWRAQQDSAREHDCALIAQMHNTMSPAQREHAQRKLRDWEGDLLLLVSGA; encoded by the coding sequence ATGGAGCAGCCTTCTTCGCAAACGACTGGACGGTCGACCGGGCGGTCGGCGGGGGGACGGTCGCGGATTATCGGCGGCGTCTTCATCGCGCTGTCGCTGCTGCTGGCCGGCTGCGGCATGGCGCTCAAGCTGGGCTACAACCAGGGCCCGACGCTGGCCTACTGGTGGCTGAACGGGTACGTCGACTTCGACGATGCGCAGAGCCGGCAGGCCAAGCGCGCCATCGACCAGTGGTTCCGCTGGCACCGCGCCGAGCAGCTGCCCGAGATCGCCCGGAGCGTCGAGCGGCTGCGGGTCGAGGCCCAGCAGCCCACCATCACCCCGCAGGCGGTGTGCCGGTGGCAGGCCGAGGGCCGGCGGCTGACCCAGGTGGCCTGGCAGCAGGCCATCCCGCCGCTGGCCGACCTGGCGCTGACGCTGGAGCCGGAGCAGCTCAACCGCATGGAAAAGCGCTTCGCCAAGAACGACGACAAGTACCGCGACAAGTTCCTGCCGCCCAAGCCGCAGGACCGTGTGAAGGCCCGCGCCAAGCAGTGGGAGGAGCGGCTGGAGATGGTCTACGGTTCCCTCGACGGCGCGCAGCAGGAGCGGCTGCGGCAGGCGCTGGCCGCCAGCCCGCACGACGGCGAGGCCTGGCTGGCCGAGCGCCGCGCGGCCCAGGCCGAGGTGCTGCGCAGCCTGCGCAGCCTGCAGGCGCAGCGCGCCGGCGTGGCCAACGTCGCCGCGCTGAAGCCGCAGGCCGAGGCCCTGCTGCGGCGGCTGGGCGAACAGGCGCTGCACTCGCCGCGGGAGGCCTGGCGTGCGCAGCAGGACAGCGCCCGCGAACACGACTGCGCGCTCATCGCGCAGATGCACAACACGATGAGCCCGGCGCAGCGCGAGCATGCGCAGCGCAAGCTGCGCGACTGGGAAGGCGACCTGCTGCTGCTGGTCAGCGGCGCCTGA
- a CDS encoding DUF4136 domain-containing protein produces the protein MSRLMRTAVLAAAVPLAAMGLAGCSTLNAVRSDVSAFGDWPAGRAPGRYVIERLPSQQTARETPVLEAAARASLERAGFQPVADPAQAQVVVQVGGRITEVLRPYHGDPFWGGRFGFGGFYGRGVGVGMGFGAPFYSSPTYDREVSLLLRDRASGRVLYETKASSYGATPGDEAVLGAMFDAALEGFPQAQPGPRRVAVELGGGNVIGSSRVVSPAPAASAPR, from the coding sequence ATGTCCCGCCTGATGCGCACCGCCGTGCTGGCCGCCGCCGTCCCCCTGGCCGCGATGGGCCTCGCCGGCTGCTCCACCCTCAACGCCGTGCGCAGCGACGTCAGCGCCTTCGGCGACTGGCCGGCCGGGCGCGCGCCGGGACGCTACGTCATCGAGCGGCTGCCCTCGCAGCAGACCGCGCGCGAGACCCCCGTGCTGGAGGCCGCCGCCCGCGCGTCGCTGGAACGCGCGGGCTTCCAGCCGGTGGCCGACCCGGCGCAGGCGCAGGTGGTGGTGCAGGTGGGTGGCCGCATCACCGAGGTGCTGCGGCCCTACCACGGCGATCCGTTCTGGGGTGGGCGCTTCGGTTTCGGCGGCTTCTACGGCCGTGGCGTGGGCGTGGGCATGGGCTTCGGCGCGCCGTTCTACAGCAGCCCGACCTACGACCGCGAGGTCAGCCTGCTGCTGCGCGACCGGGCCAGCGGCCGGGTGCTGTACGAGACGAAGGCCAGCAGCTACGGCGCCACGCCGGGCGACGAGGCGGTGCTCGGCGCGATGTTCGACGCCGCGCTGGAAGGCTTCCCGCAGGCGCAGCCCGGCCCCCGCCGGGTGGCCGTCGAACTGGGCGGCGGCAACGTCATCGGCAGCAGCCGCGTGGTGTCGCCGGCGCCGGCCGCCTCGGCGCCGCGCTGA